Sequence from the Paenibacillus riograndensis SBR5 genome:
ATGGAACGCTGAGAAAGCGGAGCGGCGGCTGGAATAATACAACTTATTTTGTGGAAAATAGTGCCCATCGCGCCGTGCTGCGGATTTATGATACGCACAGGGACAGAGACAAGATCGAATTCGAGCACGCCGTGCTGCAAAAGCTGGGAAACCTGTCATTACCCTTTAAAGTTCCTGTACCGGTCTCAACCCCGGCTGGAGAAACCTTGGTTAAACTCAAGGATGCCGACGGTAAATTCGCCTGCTTGTTCCATTACATAGAAGGAGATTCACCTGCAGAGGAGGAGGCGGGCTATTTCGAATCCTTTGGCGAGACGGCAGGGTTCTTATCTGCTGTTCTGGCTGATCTAAGGCCCGGTCTGATTCCGGTGTACCGTCCCTATTACGAGCTCCGGCAGGCATATCCGCTATGTAGTGATGCAGCAATTCAGGAGCTGTGTCTGAATCCGCCCCGCCCTTTTTCCGGTCTTGCCCAAGAGCTGAAGCTGCTGTACGCAGCCTATGACCAAATCGCTGATTCTCTGGCAGGACTCAAGGAGCTTCCGCATCAACTGGTGCACGGTGATTTGAACGCATCGAATTTGCTGCTGGAGACTTCAGATCACCGGCAAGTAGCCGCGCTGCTTGATTTTGAATTCTGCACCTATGATGTGCGGGCTATGGAGCCTGCGGTTATTCTGTCCGGGCTGCTGGGCCAAGAAGAAAAGACGACGGTCCGGGATTTCTGCCGTGGCTTCAGCCGCCGGGTCCGGCTCTCCGAAGCCGAAATCAACGCGGTCCCGGTGCTGATGCTGCTTAGAAAAGTTGATGTGTTCCTCCATTTTGTCACCCGTTATCTGGAGGGCACGGATGAAGTACATGTGCTGCAAGAGCAAGTGAAGCTGCTGTCTGAAGATGTAAGTCAGCTGACTGCTCAAACATCAGCAGTGCTGGAGATCCTGAGCGGGGAGCAAGAGCAAGATTGCTGACGCGGATTCTTGCTTGAGCTCTGCCGGAAATTCTGTCCAAAAACAGCAAGGGCTGACCCAAGCAGCCATCTTATGGCTTCGGGTCAGCCCCCGGCAAGGCTGCTTAAACGGTAGTGATAGCTTTCCAGTCGCCAAACGGGAAGGTTTGTTCAGGCACAATAAAACCGTTAACGTCCCTGCCTGCGGCGTAAAGGGAGACATCACTTACAAACCCGGCTGCGCCGGGGGATGAAACGGTAATCGTGTAATTCGCTACAGTAGTAGGAATAACAAGAGTAACCACCCCCCTCGGAGCTGCAATCGCAAACGTTGTTGTGAAATACAACGTTTCAACCAATCCTTCCGGACCAGCATCAGTAATGCTGTAAGCATTAACTACGATAGGTTCCAATCTTGCTGCGGTTGTGTTTGTAATGCGCAGCTGAACGAACGTAGAGATCAATGCGAGTGTCGGGTCGAGATTGGAAACTGCACCGATTGTATAGATGGCCATAATGGCACCTCCTTCTCTTTTAGATAAGATAGTATATGCAAATTTGATAGAGTGTACTGGATTACCGTCCTTAATTGATAGAAAAGGCAGTTTACCTGATGAATAATACCTCTCTGGAAGACAGTTCTGCACCTGGTCAGCAGATATGGGAAAATGGGCTTTACAATTTCCATGATTCGGTGTACTATTTAACTAACACACCAACACAATATTACACTCACTCTTTATTTTGACTGACATTCTTGATTTCAATCCAGGAGGATGCTATGAATCAGACCAAAGATCAACCGGAAGCTGCAGGTAACGGGAAGGCGCCGATTGTGCTGCAAATGCAAGGCGTAAGCAAGATCATCAAAGGGAAGGCCATTGTGAACGGACTGTCCTTTGACATTTGCAAGGGGGAAATTGTCGGGCTGCTGGGACCCAATGGAGCCGGGAAAACGACGACCATCCGCATGATGACCGGCTTAATCCGGATGACGGAAGGGGATGTGCTTATTGAGGGGCACAGTATCCGTAACGACTTCAACAAGGCTATCGCTCATATTGGTGCCATCATCGAGAATCCGGAGTTCTATTCACATATGACAGGCTATGACAACTTGAAGCAATACCAGCGGATGAGTGACGGTATTACGGATGCCAGGATTGATGAAGTTGTGCGGCTGGTTGGCCTGCAGGAGGCTATGAGCAAAAAGGTTAAAGCTTATTCCCTGGGGATGCGCCAGCGGCTTGGAATTGCCCAGGCACTGCTGCATGCGCCCAAGCTGCTGATTCTGGATGAGCCAACGAACGGGCTGGACCCTGCGGGAATCCGGGAGATGCGTGATTATATGCGGAGGATCGCAGAGGTGGAAGGGATCTCCATCCTGATTTCCAGTCATATGCTTGCAGAAATTGAGCAGATTTGCCACCGTGCAGTAGTCATTCAGAATGGCAAGCTGATCGCCGTCACACCACTCGGAGAAGAAGTGCAAGCCGGAGGAGCGATCCCTCTGGCGATCAGGGTAGGGAAGCTTGAAGCTGCACTGGTTGTGATCCATAAACAGCCTGAAGTGCAGATCATCCGCACGGATGAAGCTAACTCCGAAGTTCTTGTAAGCATGCCGGACGATCAAGTGCCTGAGCTCATAGCTGCATTCAGCGAGGCGGGAGTCAGGGTTTACCGCATTATGGAGAACAAGCAAAGTCTG
This genomic interval carries:
- a CDS encoding phosphotransferase; translated protein: MTEGHKPTDTIVSQVWPEWNGTLRKRSGGWNNTTYFVENSAHRAVLRIYDTHRDRDKIEFEHAVLQKLGNLSLPFKVPVPVSTPAGETLVKLKDADGKFACLFHYIEGDSPAEEEAGYFESFGETAGFLSAVLADLRPGLIPVYRPYYELRQAYPLCSDAAIQELCLNPPRPFSGLAQELKLLYAAYDQIADSLAGLKELPHQLVHGDLNASNLLLETSDHRQVAALLDFEFCTYDVRAMEPAVILSGLLGQEEKTTVRDFCRGFSRRVRLSEAEINAVPVLMLLRKVDVFLHFVTRYLEGTDEVHVLQEQVKLLSEDVSQLTAQTSAVLEILSGEQEQDC
- a CDS encoding ABC transporter ATP-binding protein, translated to MNQTKDQPEAAGNGKAPIVLQMQGVSKIIKGKAIVNGLSFDICKGEIVGLLGPNGAGKTTTIRMMTGLIRMTEGDVLIEGHSIRNDFNKAIAHIGAIIENPEFYSHMTGYDNLKQYQRMSDGITDARIDEVVRLVGLQEAMSKKVKAYSLGMRQRLGIAQALLHAPKLLILDEPTNGLDPAGIREMRDYMRRIAEVEGISILISSHMLAEIEQICHRAVVIQNGKLIAVTPLGEEVQAGGAIPLAIRVGKLEAALVVIHKQPEVQIIRTDEANSEVLVSMPDDQVPELIAAFSEAGVRVYRIMENKQSLEEEFLKWTGGNRIA